In Candidatus Cetobacterium colombiensis, the DNA window AATAATCATGAAAAAAAGAAAAGTACCTACATTAACAGAATCACTTATTCCAATATTATTTATGGTTTTAAGCTTAGCTTTTGGTGTTGGATTTCTAAAATTAAGGACTGAACCAATTATTATTATGTCAGCTTTTATTGCTGCAATTATAGCACTTAAATTAGGTTATACTTGGATAGAAATGCAAGAAGCAATAATAGAAAAAATTGCTAAAGCTTTACCAGCTACACTTATTTTATGGAGTGTAGGTCTTTTAATTGGATCTTGGATGTTCTCTGGAACTGTTCCAATGTTAATCTATTATGGTGTTCAATTTATTAATCCACAATTTTTATTAGTTACAGCTTTTATTATAACTGCTATTATTGCAATGTTTACAGGTACATCTTGGGGAGCTGCAGGAACAGTTGGAGTTGCATTGATGGGAATAGCTAATGGATTAGGAGTTTCTGCCCCAGCAACAGCTGGTGCTATAGTTTCTGGAGCATTTTTTGGTGATAAATTATCTCCATTATCTGATACAACAAACTTAGCTCCAATTGCAGCTGGAAGTGAATTATATGAGCATATAAAACATATGCTTTGGACAACTCTTCCTGCAGCACTACTATCTTTAATCATATATTATTTTATTGGTTTGAATTCTAGTGGAACTATTAATTCATCAGAATCAATATCAGCAATGCTAAATCAATTAGATACTATGTTCAAATTCAATCCAATTCTTTTTTTACCTGTATTATTGATAGTAATAGGTTCAATAAAAAAGTGGCCTACTATACCTACTATGTTAGGGGTAAGTTTATTTTCAATTTTTCTAGGAATTATTGTACAAGGCTTTACATTAAAACATGGATTTATGTCTCTTATATCAGGATTTAATATAAATATGACTACATTTAATGGTGAATCATTACCACAAATAAATACATTAATAAATAGGGGCGGAGTTTCATCTGTTACAAGTACAACTGTTTTAATATTTTGTGCTATGGGATTTGCAGGTATTATTAGTAAAGCTGGAATGCTAGAAATAGTACTAAATTCAATTTTAAAGAAAGTTAATGGAACTTTAGGGATAATACTTTCAACAATTGCATCATGCTTTACAGTTGCTTTTATAACAGGAAGTTCTTATTT includes these proteins:
- the nhaC gene encoding Na+/H+ antiporter NhaC, coding for MKKRKVPTLTESLIPILFMVLSLAFGVGFLKLRTEPIIIMSAFIAAIIALKLGYTWIEMQEAIIEKIAKALPATLILWSVGLLIGSWMFSGTVPMLIYYGVQFINPQFLLVTAFIITAIIAMFTGTSWGAAGTVGVALMGIANGLGVSAPATAGAIVSGAFFGDKLSPLSDTTNLAPIAAGSELYEHIKHMLWTTLPAALLSLIIYYFIGLNSSGTINSSESISAMLNQLDTMFKFNPILFLPVLLIVIGSIKKWPTIPTMLGVSLFSIFLGIIVQGFTLKHGFMSLISGFNINMTTFNGESLPQINTLINRGGVSSVTSTTVLIFCAMGFAGIISKAGMLEIVLNSILKKVNGTLGIILSTIASCFTVAFITGSSYLSILIPGELFKQAYMKKGLQAKNLSRTLEDSGTVIVPLIPWSAAGAYMASTLGVPTIEYLPWAILNYSGIIFAVIFAITGIGISKESIIEKNLQYELEREKENTINSEV